Part of the Cuniculiplasma divulgatum genome, GTCTAAGGAAAGAGCCTCATGTGCATATTTAGCATTGCAAATATCAAAGGTTCTGAGATTTGGATATTCAAACCCCTTTGACCTCAGTATGTCACTTGTCCTGATCTCAGATAATATTGAGAAACCATTTAGAGGCACTACCTCTCTTATCTTATCGCACACCTCGTCGAAGGAACGTTCTGATTTAACTCTGTATTCAGTTGCCATTTCTTCACCTGGATAAAATTTGTTTCTTCATGCTTAAATATTCTTCCTTCTCGATTTCTCCCCTTGCATATCTCTCGTTCAATATGCCAATTGCAGTTTTAGTTTCATTCACTGTGGGGTTTTCCTCACTGCCGTGACTGTGCATATGGTGCTTTCCCATATCATTTCCTGCATTCTTCATACATCCGCAAGACATACTTACGAAATCATGTGAAGAGATAAAACAATATCCTATTCAATTTGTAATTTATGATGACTGAAAACATACATAATGATAAGAGGTATCAATAGGTTAGCGAGAATCCTTTCACGGTCAGACTTCCAAATCGTCCTTTCCTGATGGAAATGTCTTGCCTGCCCTTATCTATGGCTCGCCACACAGCTTTGCTGATGACAAACGTGAACTTCTCAGTTTTAATAATTTCATATGAGGATGAGTCATTGATGCTGTCAAGAATTCCTGCACTGATTTTAGCTTCCAATTGGCACATATTATCGGGGCACGGGCCCTTTTCCTGCACCAAATCCAGGACAAGAAATTTTCCTTCTGCAGCCTTTACTACTCCTTTTCCCGATTCGACTTTCCCCTTTCCAACAGATATTAATTCTGGAGTGTTGGAATTCTTGACCGACGGGTCATTATCAACCGCACCAGGTGTCGAATGCCTCCCGGTAGTGAAATCTCCTCTCCCACTCATAGATAATTATAATTCTTCTCAGTTATTTATAATATAACTGTCCAAACTGTCCAGAACGCTCCAATTTACTAAACACTATGAGAACAATTTGAGTAGAATGCTTCCATGCCCTTTTCCACATGTTTTGGTTCGTATATGCTAATGTCAGTTTTCCTCCATAATTAACTCTCCTCTTTTCTTAAGATCTCTTTCACAGTTCGGACAGCACACGTAATATGTCTTTCCCCTTATTTCAACTGAGATCGGATTATCTTTGATCTCCTTTCTACAGTAATCGCAGTGGAGGTTTTCTGCCCTGTTCATGTTTTCATACGATTCCCTGGAAGTGGCAATTTCAACTCTTTTTATGTTGGCCCCCTTTATCTTTATGAGGTCCTCATAGTAGAGGATCACCATGTAGGTTCCGTCTATTAGAGAGAAACGCTCCAGGATGATATTCCCCGGTATATTATCTAAATTGTCAGTGTATATGAGAACCATATCCTTTTCTTCATCTGCAATGGAGATGGTGAATTTCTTGATCCTTCCGCTTGATATGATTGAATCCATGGCCTTCTTGGCTGTAAGCCTGCTGGTCCCCAGTTCACTTGCTATGTCCACTATGCTCATCCTGGAATTTCTCCTGAGCAATAATATGAGTCTCTGTTCCAGTTCAGAAAGATTTCTTCTCATAATGTAATGATTTTACTCAACTACTTTAACATTATGCATAAGGATAATATTTGTATCGCAACACAATTCATAACCATGGCAACAGATGTAATATGCGGAATGAAAGTGAAGGAGAGCACTGACCTGAAGAGTGAGTTCCAGGGAAAAACATTCTACTTCTGCAGCAGCCACTGCAAGTCAGAATTTGACAAGAACCCCCTGAAATACAGCAGGTAAGGAGAATATAAATGCCAACCGATCCTGTATGTGGAATGTTTGTACCGGAGGATACCGATCTGACGTCGGTAGTCGACGGTCAAACATACTATTTTTGTTCAAAAACCTGCCAGCAGAAGTACAGCTCACCTGAAAAAGAAGCGATCCGCTTAAAAAGACGACTTGCTCTTGGGTGGGGCCTAGCGATACCAATCATAATCATAAACTACCTCGTTCCAGGAAACCTTTTTCTTGGACAGGCATACAAGGATATTGCCCTATTTATACTAACTCTTCCGGTTCAATTTTACTCAGGCTACGGATTCTATGAAGGAGCATATCATGCCATCAAGAGCAGATCCGGAAACATGGATCTTTTGATCTCGATGGGAACACTGACTGCATTCATATTCTCAAGCTATGTTACCTTCTTTCCGGGAAGAATACCTGCCGCAGACGTCTACTTTGACGCATCCGCATTCATCATCACACTCATACTCACGGGCAACTTCATTGAGAACTTGACAAAGGTCCGTGCCAACAGGGCCGCAAGTAAGCTTCTGGAGCTTATCCCAAATGTTTCACACGTGATCACAGAAGATGGAAAGGAAGTTGACACACCAACAGACGAACTCAGGGAAGGCGACATTATACTTATCAGGCCGGGCGAATCCATCCCTGCAGATGGGATGGTCTTCGACGGTTCAGCTGAAGTGGATGAATCCATGCTCACT contains:
- a CDS encoding DUF302 domain-containing protein, whose product is MATEYRVKSERSFDEVCDKIREVVPLNGFSILSEIRTSDILRSKGFEYPNLRTFDICNAKYAHEALSLDNRVETLIPCHLIAKSVEGGTEISAQLPAEIFRTLKTDKTEQNAAFLDEVETKLKTIVDSFI
- a CDS encoding SHOCT domain-containing protein; translated protein: MSCGCMKNAGNDMGKHHMHSHGSEENPTVNETKTAIGILNERYARGEIEKEEYLSMKKQILSR
- a CDS encoding TRASH domain-containing protein; its protein translation is MRRNLSELEQRLILLLRRNSRMSIVDIASELGTSRLTAKKAMDSIISSGRIKKFTISIADEEKDMVLIYTDNLDNIPGNIILERFSLIDGTYMVILYYEDLIKIKGANIKRVEIATSRESYENMNRAENLHCDYCRKEIKDNPISVEIRGKTYYVCCPNCERDLKKRGELIMEEN
- a CDS encoding YHS domain-containing protein — its product is MATDVICGMKVKESTDLKSEFQGKTFYFCSSHCKSEFDKNPLKYSR